One genomic window of Acidovorax radicis includes the following:
- the ccsB gene encoding c-type cytochrome biogenesis protein CcsB has protein sequence MNTATTTTTITLNEGFFSRRNWFDWLFAAIVAVGALYALQRYGSYMDVYEKGILLGAIPFTVWLGWFWRPLRVLMLVVAAVALMAIGLYQQDGVGNLVRAETVFGLKYFLSSQSAILWMSMLFFISTAFYWVGMFSRGEGKTMSMLGSRIAWLAVAMALIGTMVRWYESYLIGADVGHIPVSNLYEVFVLFCWMTAAFYLYYEEQYDTRALGGFVMLVVSAAVGFLLWYTVVREAHEIQPLVPALKSWWMKLHVPANFIGYGTFALSAMVAFAYLIKQQATESRWYKLAPLWLLGIVLCFEPIVFRPGATENGGSYWMIYFGISAFIVASILLGRKRIAAQLPALEVLDDVMYKSIAVGFAFFTIATVLGALWAAEAWGGYWSWDPKETWALIVWLNYAAWLHMRLMKGLRGTMSAWWALGGLAVTTFAFLGVNMFLSGLHSYGTL, from the coding sequence ATGAACACCGCCACAACCACTACGACTATTACCCTGAACGAGGGGTTTTTCTCTCGCCGCAACTGGTTTGACTGGTTGTTTGCCGCCATCGTGGCGGTGGGGGCGCTGTATGCACTGCAGCGCTATGGCAGCTACATGGATGTCTATGAAAAGGGCATTTTGCTGGGGGCTATTCCGTTCACTGTCTGGTTGGGATGGTTCTGGCGCCCCTTGCGGGTTCTGATGCTTGTGGTGGCGGCCGTGGCGCTGATGGCGATCGGCTTGTACCAGCAGGATGGTGTTGGCAATTTGGTGCGCGCCGAAACGGTGTTTGGACTCAAGTACTTTTTGTCCAGCCAGTCTGCCATTTTGTGGATGAGCATGCTGTTTTTCATCAGTACCGCGTTTTACTGGGTTGGCATGTTCTCGCGGGGCGAGGGCAAAACCATGAGCATGCTCGGCTCGCGCATCGCGTGGCTGGCCGTGGCCATGGCGCTGATCGGAACGATGGTCCGCTGGTATGAAAGCTACCTTATCGGCGCGGACGTTGGCCATATCCCGGTGAGCAATCTCTACGAAGTGTTCGTGCTTTTTTGCTGGATGACGGCCGCTTTTTACCTGTACTACGAAGAGCAGTACGACACCCGCGCCCTCGGTGGTTTTGTGATGCTGGTGGTGAGTGCAGCGGTCGGGTTTTTGCTGTGGTACACCGTGGTGCGCGAAGCACATGAGATCCAGCCACTGGTGCCCGCGCTCAAAAGCTGGTGGATGAAGCTGCACGTGCCAGCCAATTTCATCGGGTACGGCACCTTTGCGTTGTCGGCCATGGTGGCCTTTGCGTACCTCATCAAGCAGCAGGCCACTGAAAGCCGTTGGTACAAGCTGGCGCCGCTGTGGCTGCTGGGGATCGTGCTGTGCTTCGAGCCCATTGTCTTCCGCCCGGGAGCCACCGAAAACGGCGGCAGCTACTGGATGATTTATTTCGGCATTTCTGCGTTCATCGTCGCCAGCATCCTGCTGGGGCGCAAGCGCATCGCCGCGCAGCTGCCGGCGTTGGAGGTGCTGGACGATGTGATGTACAAATCCATCGCCGTGGGTTTTGCGTTTTTCACCATCGCCACGGTGTTGGGCGCGCTGTGGGCGGCCGAAGCCTGGGGCGGATACTGGAGCTGGGACCCGAAGGAAACCTGGGCACTTATCGTGTGGTTGAACTATGCCGCGTGGCTGCACATGCGCCTGATGAAGGGGCTTCGTGGGACCATGTCGGCATGGTGGGCGCTGGGCGGGTTGGCTGTCACCACCTTCGCGTTTCTGGGGGTGAACATGTTCCTGAGCGGCTTGCACAGCTACGGCACGCTGTAG